AGCAAGACTAGCGGATTGACCTCCGCATCGTTGGAGAAATCCAACTTTTGGAGCCGCCGAGAATTCGTGGCGAGGGAGCTTGCTCCCGCTGGACAGCGGAGCGGTCCCCAAATTCGCCTGCCGCTGCTTCGCCCCCGAGCGGGAGCAAGCTCCGTCGCCACACATGCGGACCAAGCACCGCCCCCGTGATCGGCTAGAATGGCCGCCTTGCCGTTGCCGAGCCTGCCATGAAACCTGTAATGCCCCACGCCCAGCTCGACTGGGACGATCAGGGTCGACCGCATTCGCGTGTGTTCGACGATGTGTATTTCTCCGATAAATCGGGCCTGGACGAAACCCGCTACGTATTCATCGAGCAAAACCGTCTGGCCGAACGTTTTGCCGCGTTGCCCGAGGGTGGGCGCCTGGTCATCGGCGAAACCGGCTTCGGCACGGGGCTGAATTTCTTATGTGCCTGGCAGGTGTTCGAGCAACATGCGGCGGCCGGTGCGCGAATGCACTTTGTCAGTGTCGAAAAATACCCATTGAGTCCTGCCGACCTGCAGCGTGCCTTGGCGCTGTGGCCGGAACTCAAAGTGTTTGCCGATCAGTTGCTGGCGCAATACGTGGCGATCCATCAAGGTTTCCAGCGCCTGACGCTGGCCAACGGTCGGGTCACCCTGACGCTGCTGATCGGCGATGCACTGGAGCAATTGCCGCAACTGGACGCGCAGATCGACGCCTGGTTTCTCGACGGTTTCGCCCCGGCGAAAAACCCCGACATGTGGACCGCCGAACTGTTTGCCGAACTGGCACGATTGGCCGCGCCCGGCTCCACCATCAGCACCTTTACCAGCACCGGTTGGGTTCGGCGCCTGCTGAATGCCGCTGGCTTCAAGATGAAACGCACTCCAGGCATCGGCCATAAATGGGAAATCCTGCGCGGCGAATTCCTTGGCTGGCCATCAGACGTTCCGCGCCCCGCGCCAGACAAACCCTGGTTCGCCCGACCTGCGCCATTGCCCGGTGAGCGCCGCGCGCTGGTGATCGGTGCCGGTCTCGCCGGTTGCGCCAGCGCCGCCAGCCTCGCAGCGCGGGGCTGGCGGGTGAGTGTGCTGGAGCGACACTCGGCCATCGCCCAGGAAGCCTCGGGCAATCCGCAAGGCGTGCTCTACCTCAAGTTATCAGCCCATGGGACGGCGCTATCGCAGATGATCGTCAGCGGTTTCGGCTACACCCGACGCCAGCTCGAACACTTGCAACGGGGCACCGATTGGGATGACTGCGGCGTGCTGCAACTGGCGTTCAACGCCAAGGAAGCCGAACGCCAGTTGCAATTGGCGGCGGCGTTTCCCGAAGACTTGCTGCACCTGCTGGATCAACCCCAGGCGCAGGCCCGGGCCGGCATCGGACTGGCTCACGGCGGCCTGTATTTCCCGGAAGGTGGCTGGGTCCATCCGCCGGCGCTGTGCCAATGGCAGGCTGCACATCCGCAGGTTCAATTGCTCGCGCACCACGATGTTCTGGAACTGCGCCAGACCGATGGACAATGGCAAGCCTGGGACGGCAAACGCTTGCTCGCCAGTGCACCGGTCGTGGTACTGGCCGGTGCCGCCGAGATCCAGCGTTTCCCCGAAAGCGCCGAGCTGCCGCTCAAGCGCATACGCGGGCAAATCACGCGCTTGGCGCAAACCCCGCAGAGCCAGAGTTTGAGTACAGTGGTGTGTGCAGAAGGTTACGTCGCCCCGGCACGTTTGGGTGAACACACTCTGGGCGCCAGTTTCGATTTCAAGAGCGACGACCTGACCCCGACCACCGCCGAACACCTGGGCAATCTGGCCATGCTTGAGGAGATTTCCCACGATCTGGTGGTGCGCCTGCGGGCGGATGAATTTGAACCGGAACACCTTGAAGGACGCGCCGCCTTTCGCTGCACCAGCCCCGACTATCTGCCCATCGTCGGCCCCTTGGCTGACAATCAGGCCTTCGCCCAAGCCTATGCCGCGTTGAGCAAGGACGCCCGACAGGTGCCAGACGCCGAGTGCCCCTGGCTTGACGGTTTGTACGTCAACAGTGGCCACGGCTCTCGCGGCTTGATTACCGCGCCGCTGTCCGGAGAATTGCTGGCAGCCTGGCTGGATAACGAGCCCCTGCCCCTGCCCAGAAGCGTGGCCGAAGCCTGTCACCCCAACCGGTTTGCCTTGCGGCGTTTGATCCGCCGAACCAACGCATAAATCCGCCCCGCCCGATCGCAGGACTAACGCCTTGCCCCAACCCGGTAGGAGCCGGCTGCCGGCGATGGGGCCCTCGAACCTTGTATCGAATCGACTGCCCCCCTTCGCCAGCAAGCCGGCTCCTACAGCGGGCTGCTGTGGGAGGGCTAACGCATCTTTATAACTTATCGGTCTAAAACTCCGGGGATTCAGCCGGGTCAGTTTCTGAGTACCCGCCGTTTTGGCGTGTAATCGATTGACCCTCCCCAACGGAAAAACCGGTAAGGAATTTATGTGCGGATTAGCTGGCGAGTTACGTTTTGACAATCAACCTGCAGATCTTGCAGCCATTGAACGAATCACCCATCACTTGGCGCCGCGTGGCCCTGATGCCTGGGGTTTCCATAGCCAGGGGCCGATTGCCCTGGGCCATCGACGCCTGAAAATCATGGACCTGTCGGACGGCTCGGCGCAGCCGATGATCGACCAGCAATTGGGCTTGTCCCTGGCCTTCAACGGCGCGATCTACAACTTCCCTGAATTGCGCAGCGAACTGGAAAGCCTGGGTTATGCGTTCTATTCCGGTGGCGACACCGAAGTGCTGCTCAAAGGTTTTCATGCCTGGGGTGAAGCGCTGCTGCCAAAACTCAACGGCATGTTCGCCTTCGCCATTTGGCAGCGCGACACACAAAGCCTGTTTATCGCCCGCGACCGTCTAGGCGTGAAGCCGCTGTACCTGTCGCGCACCGGCCAGCGCCTGCGCTTCGCCTCAGCCCTGCCGGCGTTGCTCAAGGGCGGTGACATCAATCCGATCCTCGACCCGGTGGCGCTTAATCATTACCTGAACTTCCACGCGGTGGTTCCGGCACCGCGCACCTTGCTGGCGGGCATTGAAAAACTGCCGCCAGCCACCTGGATGCGCATCGACGCGGATGGGCGCACCGAGCAGAAAACCTGGTGGACCCTGCCCTACGGCCCACACGCCGACGAGAAGAATCTGACACTCGAAGACTGGCGTGACCGCGTACTCGACAGCACTCGCGATGCAGTGGCGATCCGTCAACGTGCGGCAGTCGATGTGGGTGTGCTGCTCTCCGGCGGTGTCGATTCGAGCATGCTGGTGGGACTGTTGCGCGAAGTCGGCGTGGAAAACCTGTCGACCTTCTCCATCGGTTTCCAGGATGCCGGCGGCGAGCGCGGTGACGAGTTCCAGTACTCGGACCTGATCGCCAAACATTACGGCACCCAGCATCATCAACTGCGCATCGACGAAAAGGAGATCATCGAGCAACTGCCTGCGGCGTTCCGTGCCATGAGCGAGCCGATGGTTAGCCATGACTGCATTGCTTTCTATCTGCTATCCCGTGAAGTGGCCAAGCACTGCAAGGTTGTGCAAAGCGGCCAGGGTGCCGACGAGCTGTTTGCCGGTTACCACTGGTATCCACAGGTGGACGGGGCGAGCGATCCGTACGCGGCCTATCGCCAGGCGTTTTTCGATCGCAGCTATGACGACTACGCCGCCACTGTGCAGCCGAAATGGCTGACCGCGAATGACGCCGCCGGCGACTTCGTAAAGGAACATTTCGCACAACCCGGCGCCGACGCGGCGGTGGACAAAGCCCTGCGCCTGGACAGCACGGTGATGCTGGTGGACGACCCGGTCAAACGCGTCGACAACATGACCATGGCTTGGGGTCTGGAGGCGCGTACGCCGTTTCTCGATTATCGACTGGTGGAACTGTCGGCGCGCATTCCGGGCAAATTCAAACTGCCAGATGGCGGCAAGCAAGTCTTGAAAGAAGCGGCGCGGCTGGTCATTCCAAGTGAAGTGATCGACCGCAAGAAGGGCTACTTCCCGGTGCCGGGCCTCAAGCATTTGCAAGGCGAAACGCTGAACTGGGTGCGTGAACTGTTGCTTGATCCGAGTCAGGATCGCGGCCTGTTCAACCCGGCCATGCTCGACCGCCTGCTGACCGATCCGCAAGGACAGTTGACCCCATTGCGCGGCTCCAAGCTGTGGCAATTGGCAGCCCTGAACCTGTGGCTCAGTGAACAAGGAATCTGATCGATGAAACCTCACGCCACGGCGATCAATCAACGCTTGCTGCGCGGTCAGACGCCCTCTTATGAACGTTTGCAGGCGCGCCTGGCCGAAGACGGCAGCACGTTAGGCACAGCGCCGATTGCAGTGCATTGCGGCTGGGGCCGGTTGCTGATCGGCCACACCTTTGCCGATGCGTCCAGCCTTGCCCAGGAATTGCTCAACGAACAACCCGGCGAACGCGATATCGCCCTGTATGTCGCCGCGCCCCAGCAAGTGCTGGGGCTGGAGCCGACCCAGTTGTTCCTCGACCCGTCGGACACCTTGCGACTGTGGTTCAGCGATTATCGCCAGGCCACTCGCGTGTTTCGTGGCTTTCGCATTCGTCGCGCCCAAAGCGACGCCGACTGGAACGCAATTAATCAGCTGTACCAGACGCGCGGCATGCTCCCCATCGATGCCACGTTACTGACGCCGCGACACTCGGGCGGCCCGGTGTACTGGCTGGCCGAAGACGAGGACAGCGGCGCGGTGATTGGCAGCGTCATGGGGCTCAATCATCGCAAGGCTTTTAATGATCCGGAGAACGGCAGCAGCCTGTGGTGCCTGGCGGTCGATCCGCATTGCTCGCGACCGGGCGTCGGTGAGGTGCTGGTGCGGCATCTGATCGAGCACTTCATGAGTCGCGGCCTGAGTTACCTTGACCTGTCGGTGTTGCACGACAACCGCCAGGCAAAAAACCTCTACGCCAAGCTCGGTTTTCGCAACCTTTCGACCTTCGCCATCAAGCGCAAGAACGGTATCAATCAGCCGCTGTTTCTCGGCCCCGGGCCCGAAGCCGAGTTCAATCCCTATGCGCGAATCATCGTCGAGGAAGCGCTGCGTCGTGGCATCGACGTACAGGTCGACGACGCCGATGCCGGGATGTTTACCCTCAGCCATGGTGGGCGTCGTGTCCGCTGCCGCGAATCCCTCAGCGACCTGACCAGCGCCATCAGCATGAGCCTGTGCCAGGATAAAAGCCTGACCCACAAAGTGCTCAAGGCCGCCGGTTTGAACTTGCCGTCGCAACAAGTGGCGGGCAATGCCGATGACAACCTGGCGTTCCTCGACGAGCACCAACGCGTCGTGGTCAAACCGCTGGACGGCGAACAGGGGCAAGGCGTGGCGGTGGATCTGCAAACCATTGAAGACGTTCAGCAAGCCATCGAATCCGCGCGCCAGTTTGACAGTCACGTGCTCCTGGAAAGCTTCCATGAAGGCCTCGACCTGCGGATTCTGGTGATTGGTTTTGAAGTGGTCGCCGCTGCGATTCGCCGCCCGGCAGAAGTCATTGGCGATGGTCAGCATTCGATTGGCGCACTAATCGAAGCCCAGAGCCGACGGCGGCAAGCGGCCACGGGCGGTGAAAGCAAAATCCCGCTAGACCACGAAACCCAACGCACCTTGCACGCCGCCGGTTATGACTACAGCAGCATTCTACCGGCCGGCGAGCATCTGTTCGTGCGGCGTACGGCGAATCTGCACACCGGCGGAATTCTCGAAGATGTCACCGCAATCCTTCATCCGGCGCTGGTGGATGCTGCCGTGCGCGCGGCGCGGGCGCTGGATATTCCCGTGGTCGGGCTCGATCTGATGGTGCCCGCCGCCGATCAGCCGGAGTACGTGTTTATCGAAGCCAACGAGCGCGCCGGACTGGCCAACCATGAACCGCAACCGACGGCTGAGCGCTTTGTGGATTTGTTGTTTCCGCACAGTCAGCCGGCAGTTTCCTAGTGGTGTAGTGCCTGGACGACCGCCATCGCTGGCAAGCCAGCTCCTACAAAGGTCAGCGCAATACCTGTAGGAGCTGGCTTGCCAGCGAGACGGACCGACAGGCATCCGCAAAATTCTCATCGAAACCATCGATGGCCTTTAAATCATCAGGAGTTTCCATGACCATCAAATACCCAGAACCGGACCTGACTTACCTGCAAAAAGTCCTGCTGGAAATGCTCGCCATTCCCAGCCCCACCGGGTTCACCGACACTATCGTGCGTTACGTCGCCGAACGCCTTGAAGAGCTGGGCATCCCCTTCGAGATGACCCGCCGCGGAACGATTCGCGCGACCCTCAAGGGCAAGAAAAACAGCCCCGACCGCGCCGTTTCCGCGCACCTCGACACCATTGGCGCCGCCGTGCGCGCCGTGAAAGATAACGGCCGACTGACCCTGGCGCCGGTGGGTTGCTGGTCCAGCCGTTTCGCCGAGGGCAGCCGCGTTAGCCTGTTCACCGACAACGGCGTGATCCGTGGCAGCGTGTTGCCGTTGATGGCCTCCGGGCATGCGTTCAACACCGCCGTGGATGAAATGCCGATCAGTTGGGACCACGTTGAACTGCGCCTGGACGCCTACTGCGCCACCCGTGCCGATTGCGATTCGCTGGGGATCAGCGTCGGTGACTTCGTCGCCTTCGACCCGCTGCCGGAATTCACCGACAGCGGCCACATCAGCGCCCGTCACCTCGACGATAAGGCCGGTGTCGCGGCGCTATTGGCGGCGTTGAAAGCCATCGTCGACAGCGGTGAAGAACTGCTGATCGACTGCCATCCGCTGTTCACCATCACCGAGGAAACCGGCAGCGGCGCAGCGGCAGCGCTGCCCTGGGATGTCAGCGAGTTCGTCGGCATCGACATCGCACCGGTCGCACCCGGCCAGCACTCCAGCGAGCACGCCGTGAGCATTGCCATGCAGGACTCCGGCGGACCGTATGACTATCACTTGTCGCGACACCTGTTGCGCCTGGCTAGTGACAATGACTTACCCGTACGCCGCGACCTGTTCCGTTACTACTTCAGCGATGCGCACTCGGCGGTCACCGCCGGGCACGACATCCGCACCGCCCTGCTCGCCTTCGGCTGCGACGCCACCCACGGGTACGAACGTACCCACATCGACAGCCTCGCCGCCCTCAGTCGCCTGCTCGGTGCCTACATCCTCAGCCCGCCGGTATTCGCCAGCGATGCGCAACCGGCCAAAGGTTCGCTCGACCGCTTCAGTCACCAGATCGAACATGACACCCAGATGGAAAGCGATACGCGGGTGCCTTCGGTGGATAGTCTTGTAGGTCAGCGCAACGACAACTGATCCTGAATTTTCATTGGCTGGTCTGACGCCATCGCGGGCAAGCCCGCTCCTACAGGGTACCTGTCGATCAGGAATTTTGTGATCGGCGCAAAATCTGTGGGAGCGGGCTCGCCCGCGATGGCGTCAGATCAAACAACATAGAAACCCAGGCTAGCCGCAACCAACCATTCGCCGTAGCATCGCGCCATTGATTGATCCGAGGTGCCTATGCTGATTCCCCACGACCAACTTGAAGTCGACACCCTCACCCGCCTGATCGAAGATTTCGTCACCCGTGACGGCACCGACAATGGTGATGACACGCCGCTGGAAACCCGTGTCCTGCGCGTGCGCCAGGCTTTGACCAAGGGACAGGCATTGATTGTCTTCGACCCGGAAAGCGAGCAATGCCAGTTGATGCTCAAGCACGATGTGCCCAAACATCTATTCGACTGATTTGTTCTTCCGGGCCAGTTTGCGCTGGATACGCTCGTAGATCTCGGAGCGGTGCACATAGACACTCTTCGGCGCTTCGACGCCAAAGCGCACGTTTCCACCGTTGACGCCAACAACGCGGATGGAAATGTCGTCACCGATGGAGATTAATTCGCCCACGACGCGGCTGAGTACAAGCATGGCTTCTATCCTTCAGGGTTACCGGACCTTGAAGATGCCCGGCACTCAACGGCCCTTCAAGATAGCAACGATAATCCAGACCGGTCTGACAACCCGGGATCATCACTGCTGACAGAAACGTCTGACAGCCGTCCCTCAGGAAGCGGAAAAACGCGGACCAAACAGGATGACGCTTGCTCCGATTACACACAGGGCTACGCCGAACCAGTCCGAACCCAGGGGTCGAATCCGCTCGACCACCGCCAGCCAGCCAATCGAAGCAATGATGTAGATGCCACCGTAGGCGGCATAGGCGCGGCCGGCATAACTCGCTTCGACGCGTGTCAGCAACAGCGCGAACACCGTCAGGCTGAGCAGCGCCGGCACCACCCACCAGGCACTTTTGCCTTGGCGCAGCCACATCCAGAAGGCGAAGCAACCGGCGATTTCAAATAGCGCAGCGAGGAAAAACCAGAGGTAATTGAGCATGCAAACGTCTCGCGAGGATGGCCAGTTGCGGCCACCCTAACGACGGCGTTGCGTGCGGGCAAGTTCAGCCCGCGGTTTGTTTGGCCTTGGCGCGCATTTTGTCGGCCATCAGGGTCATTTCGTTGTAGAGCAGTTGCGGGTTCTTCTGCTTCAGTGCCCAGGCCACGCGGCCCTGTTCGTGCGGCAAGATCATGAACTCGCCGGCAGCAACCTGCTGATAGATGTAATCAGCGATA
The Pseudomonas sp. MYb327 DNA segment above includes these coding regions:
- the mnmC gene encoding bifunctional tRNA (5-methylaminomethyl-2-thiouridine)(34)-methyltransferase MnmD/FAD-dependent 5-carboxymethylaminomethyl-2-thiouridine(34) oxidoreductase MnmC, producing MKPVMPHAQLDWDDQGRPHSRVFDDVYFSDKSGLDETRYVFIEQNRLAERFAALPEGGRLVIGETGFGTGLNFLCAWQVFEQHAAAGARMHFVSVEKYPLSPADLQRALALWPELKVFADQLLAQYVAIHQGFQRLTLANGRVTLTLLIGDALEQLPQLDAQIDAWFLDGFAPAKNPDMWTAELFAELARLAAPGSTISTFTSTGWVRRLLNAAGFKMKRTPGIGHKWEILRGEFLGWPSDVPRPAPDKPWFARPAPLPGERRALVIGAGLAGCASAASLAARGWRVSVLERHSAIAQEASGNPQGVLYLKLSAHGTALSQMIVSGFGYTRRQLEHLQRGTDWDDCGVLQLAFNAKEAERQLQLAAAFPEDLLHLLDQPQAQARAGIGLAHGGLYFPEGGWVHPPALCQWQAAHPQVQLLAHHDVLELRQTDGQWQAWDGKRLLASAPVVVLAGAAEIQRFPESAELPLKRIRGQITRLAQTPQSQSLSTVVCAEGYVAPARLGEHTLGASFDFKSDDLTPTTAEHLGNLAMLEEISHDLVVRLRADEFEPEHLEGRAAFRCTSPDYLPIVGPLADNQAFAQAYAALSKDARQVPDAECPWLDGLYVNSGHGSRGLITAPLSGELLAAWLDNEPLPLPRSVAEACHPNRFALRRLIRRTNA
- a CDS encoding N-acetylglutaminylglutamine amidotransferase: MCGLAGELRFDNQPADLAAIERITHHLAPRGPDAWGFHSQGPIALGHRRLKIMDLSDGSAQPMIDQQLGLSLAFNGAIYNFPELRSELESLGYAFYSGGDTEVLLKGFHAWGEALLPKLNGMFAFAIWQRDTQSLFIARDRLGVKPLYLSRTGQRLRFASALPALLKGGDINPILDPVALNHYLNFHAVVPAPRTLLAGIEKLPPATWMRIDADGRTEQKTWWTLPYGPHADEKNLTLEDWRDRVLDSTRDAVAIRQRAAVDVGVLLSGGVDSSMLVGLLREVGVENLSTFSIGFQDAGGERGDEFQYSDLIAKHYGTQHHQLRIDEKEIIEQLPAAFRAMSEPMVSHDCIAFYLLSREVAKHCKVVQSGQGADELFAGYHWYPQVDGASDPYAAYRQAFFDRSYDDYAATVQPKWLTANDAAGDFVKEHFAQPGADAAVDKALRLDSTVMLVDDPVKRVDNMTMAWGLEARTPFLDYRLVELSARIPGKFKLPDGGKQVLKEAARLVIPSEVIDRKKGYFPVPGLKHLQGETLNWVRELLLDPSQDRGLFNPAMLDRLLTDPQGQLTPLRGSKLWQLAALNLWLSEQGI
- the ngg gene encoding N-acetylglutaminylglutamine synthetase; translated protein: MKPHATAINQRLLRGQTPSYERLQARLAEDGSTLGTAPIAVHCGWGRLLIGHTFADASSLAQELLNEQPGERDIALYVAAPQQVLGLEPTQLFLDPSDTLRLWFSDYRQATRVFRGFRIRRAQSDADWNAINQLYQTRGMLPIDATLLTPRHSGGPVYWLAEDEDSGAVIGSVMGLNHRKAFNDPENGSSLWCLAVDPHCSRPGVGEVLVRHLIEHFMSRGLSYLDLSVLHDNRQAKNLYAKLGFRNLSTFAIKRKNGINQPLFLGPGPEAEFNPYARIIVEEALRRGIDVQVDDADAGMFTLSHGGRRVRCRESLSDLTSAISMSLCQDKSLTHKVLKAAGLNLPSQQVAGNADDNLAFLDEHQRVVVKPLDGEQGQGVAVDLQTIEDVQQAIESARQFDSHVLLESFHEGLDLRILVIGFEVVAAAIRRPAEVIGDGQHSIGALIEAQSRRRQAATGGESKIPLDHETQRTLHAAGYDYSSILPAGEHLFVRRTANLHTGGILEDVTAILHPALVDAAVRAARALDIPVVGLDLMVPAADQPEYVFIEANERAGLANHEPQPTAERFVDLLFPHSQPAVS
- a CDS encoding osmoprotectant NAGGN system M42 family peptidase, translated to MTIKYPEPDLTYLQKVLLEMLAIPSPTGFTDTIVRYVAERLEELGIPFEMTRRGTIRATLKGKKNSPDRAVSAHLDTIGAAVRAVKDNGRLTLAPVGCWSSRFAEGSRVSLFTDNGVIRGSVLPLMASGHAFNTAVDEMPISWDHVELRLDAYCATRADCDSLGISVGDFVAFDPLPEFTDSGHISARHLDDKAGVAALLAALKAIVDSGEELLIDCHPLFTITEETGSGAAAALPWDVSEFVGIDIAPVAPGQHSSEHAVSIAMQDSGGPYDYHLSRHLLRLASDNDLPVRRDLFRYYFSDAHSAVTAGHDIRTALLAFGCDATHGYERTHIDSLAALSRLLGAYILSPPVFASDAQPAKGSLDRFSHQIEHDTQMESDTRVPSVDSLVGQRNDN
- a CDS encoding YheU family protein, translating into MLIPHDQLEVDTLTRLIEDFVTRDGTDNGDDTPLETRVLRVRQALTKGQALIVFDPESEQCQLMLKHDVPKHLFD
- the csrA gene encoding carbon storage regulator CsrA — translated: MLVLSRVVGELISIGDDISIRVVGVNGGNVRFGVEAPKSVYVHRSEIYERIQRKLARKNKSVE
- a CDS encoding YnfA family protein; protein product: MLNYLWFFLAALFEIAGCFAFWMWLRQGKSAWWVVPALLSLTVFALLLTRVEASYAGRAYAAYGGIYIIASIGWLAVVERIRPLGSDWFGVALCVIGASVILFGPRFSAS